From a single Cytophagales bacterium WSM2-2 genomic region:
- a CDS encoding 3-deoxy-D-manno-octulosonic acid transferase, protein MGEFEQGRPLIESLKGGNKKIKILLTFFSPSGYEVRKDYSSADYIFYLPWDTPTQARRFVEITKPTLAIFIKYEFWYHFTVQLKKSNTHLISASCILRPGQIFFRSYGGLFRKLLTNFDYFFTQNSETKSLLSSLGINSVKVTGDTRFDRVMQVIHSSEEIVQARQFKNDQKVLVIGSCWPEDMDVLAPFINEKQNSLKFIIAPHEIDESFLRDIEKSLEVKSVRFSQQHKQVEDFGVLIIDNIGMLSQLYRYGEFAFVGGAFGKGLHNILEAACYGIPIFFGDKNYLKYQEANDLIMRGGAFEVSGYSELKSKYDLMIERPENFILACEVTRSYVEENLGATTRIADYCNTILSR, encoded by the coding sequence TTGGGTGAGTTTGAGCAGGGACGCCCTCTGATTGAATCGTTGAAAGGCGGAAATAAAAAAATCAAGATTCTCCTTACTTTCTTCTCCCCTTCAGGATATGAAGTACGGAAGGACTATTCATCGGCCGACTACATTTTTTACCTTCCTTGGGACACACCAACGCAAGCCAGAAGATTTGTTGAGATCACCAAGCCCACACTCGCTATTTTTATCAAGTATGAATTCTGGTATCACTTTACCGTTCAACTGAAAAAATCAAATACACATCTTATTTCGGCATCCTGCATACTAAGACCAGGTCAAATTTTCTTCAGAAGTTATGGAGGCCTGTTCCGCAAGCTGCTCACGAACTTTGACTATTTTTTTACGCAGAATAGTGAAACAAAAAGTCTATTGTCGTCTCTCGGCATTAACTCCGTTAAGGTGACAGGTGATACCAGATTTGATCGTGTAATGCAGGTGATTCACTCCAGTGAAGAAATAGTTCAGGCCAGGCAATTTAAGAACGACCAAAAGGTTCTTGTTATTGGAAGTTGCTGGCCAGAAGACATGGACGTTTTGGCACCATTCATCAATGAAAAACAAAACTCCCTTAAATTTATTATTGCACCACACGAGATCGATGAATCATTCTTGCGGGATATTGAAAAATCTCTGGAAGTGAAGTCAGTCCGTTTTTCTCAGCAACACAAGCAAGTGGAAGACTTCGGTGTTCTCATTATCGATAACATTGGCATGCTATCCCAGCTCTATCGCTATGGTGAATTTGCGTTTGTGGGTGGCGCTTTTGGAAAAGGCCTGCATAATATTTTAGAAGCTGCCTGCTATGGAATTCCGATTTTCTTTGGTGATAAAAATTATCTCAAATACCAGGAAGCCAATGATCTGATTATGCGAGGCGGGGCATTTGAAGTCAGCGGCTACTCCGAATTAAAATCAAAATACGACCTGATGATCGAACGACCCGAGAATTTTATTCTCGCATGCGAGGTCACACGTTCATATGTGGAAGAAAACCTGGGAGCCACAACAAGAATTGCAGACTACTGCAATACAATTCTGAGTCGATGA